One Kallotenue papyrolyticum genomic window carries:
- the ggt gene encoding gamma-glutamyltransferase, which yields MQLDLTTLPYPGSRQPVLARRGVVATSQPLAAQAGLAMLQRGGNAVDAAIAAAVALTVVEPTSNGIGGDLFALVWDGAHLHGLNGSGRAPEALTLERVRQAGHTSMPTRGWLPVTVPGAPAAWRDLHRRFGRLRFSQLFEPAITYAEHGVPIAPVVATSWERAAQVFAANASAEFSGWADTFLINGRPPRAGELWQSRGHARALSLIAESYADDFYNGEIAQALVRFAQRTGGLLTARDLAQHHSTWVAPLSVRYRGYEVWELPPNGQGLAALIALNILEGFTIAQFERETPQSYHLQIEAMKLAFADAQRYIGDPEHVTVPTEQLLAKEYAARRRALIGAQALDPAPGDPIHGGTVYLCTADADGMMVSLIQSNYMGFGSGIVVPGLGIALHNRGAGFSLQPGHPNQLAPGKRPFHTIIPGFLTQDGRAVGPFGVMGGHMQPQGHLQMIVNTIDYGLNPQASLDAPRWYWSAGRDVLLEAGTPAALLEALQQRGHQARISEDRGVFGRGQIIWRLDNGVYVAGSDGRADGCAVGY from the coding sequence ATGCAGCTTGATCTGACAACGTTACCATATCCCGGATCGCGGCAGCCGGTGTTGGCGCGGCGCGGCGTGGTGGCCACCAGTCAGCCGCTGGCGGCGCAGGCCGGTCTGGCGATGCTCCAGCGCGGCGGCAATGCCGTGGACGCCGCCATCGCCGCGGCGGTGGCGCTGACCGTGGTCGAGCCGACCTCCAACGGCATCGGCGGCGATCTGTTCGCCCTGGTGTGGGACGGCGCGCACCTGCATGGCTTGAACGGCTCCGGACGCGCGCCCGAGGCGCTGACCCTGGAGCGCGTGCGTCAGGCCGGCCACACCAGCATGCCGACGCGCGGCTGGCTGCCGGTGACCGTGCCGGGCGCGCCGGCGGCCTGGCGCGATCTGCATCGACGTTTCGGACGCTTGCGCTTCTCGCAGCTCTTCGAGCCGGCGATCACCTACGCCGAACATGGCGTGCCGATCGCACCGGTGGTGGCAACCTCCTGGGAGCGCGCGGCGCAGGTCTTCGCGGCCAACGCGAGCGCCGAGTTCAGTGGCTGGGCCGATACCTTTCTGATCAACGGGCGGCCACCGCGTGCCGGTGAGCTGTGGCAGAGCCGCGGTCATGCGCGCGCGCTGTCGCTGATCGCCGAATCCTATGCCGATGATTTCTATAACGGCGAGATCGCGCAGGCGCTGGTGCGCTTTGCGCAGCGGACCGGCGGGCTGCTGACAGCGCGCGATCTGGCGCAGCACCACAGCACCTGGGTCGCGCCGCTCAGTGTGCGCTACCGTGGCTACGAGGTGTGGGAGCTGCCACCCAACGGCCAGGGCCTGGCCGCGCTGATCGCGCTCAACATTCTCGAGGGCTTCACCATCGCGCAGTTCGAGCGCGAAACGCCGCAGAGCTATCACCTGCAGATTGAGGCTATGAAGCTAGCCTTCGCCGACGCGCAGCGCTATATCGGCGATCCGGAGCATGTCACTGTGCCGACGGAGCAACTGCTCGCCAAGGAGTACGCGGCGCGACGGCGCGCGCTGATCGGTGCGCAGGCGCTCGATCCGGCTCCCGGCGATCCGATCCACGGCGGCACGGTCTATCTCTGCACTGCCGACGCCGATGGCATGATGGTCAGCCTGATCCAGTCCAACTACATGGGCTTCGGCTCCGGCATCGTCGTGCCGGGTCTCGGTATCGCGCTGCACAATCGCGGCGCGGGCTTCTCGCTCCAGCCAGGGCATCCCAATCAGCTCGCGCCGGGCAAGCGCCCCTTCCACACGATCATCCCCGGCTTTCTGACGCAGGATGGCCGGGCGGTCGGGCCCTTCGGCGTGATGGGCGGTCATATGCAGCCGCAGGGCCATCTGCAGATGATCGTCAACACGATCGACTACGGGCTCAACCCGCAGGCCAGTCTGGACGCGCCGCGCTGGTACTGGTCGGCGGGCCGCGACGTGCTGCTCGAAGCGGGCACGCCCGCCGCGCTGCTCGAAGCGTTGCAGCAGCGCGGGCATCAGGCCCGCATCAGTGAGGATCGCGGCGTGTTCGGCCGCGGCCAGATCATCTGGCGCCTGGACAACGGCGTCTATGTGGCCGGCAGCGATGGCCGCGCTGATGGCTGCGCGGTTGGGTATTGA
- a CDS encoding O-acetylhomoserine aminocarboxypropyltransferase, which yields MAEETTPSGNGYVAEAASSYDHRFGFNTRALHAGQRPDPATGARAVPIYQTTSYVFEDTEHAANLFNLQRFGNIYTRIMNPTTAVLEERIASLEGGVGALAVGSGQAAQFIALASLLQAGDEIVAASTLYGGTYTQFDVSLRRFGINTVFVDPDDPENFRRAITPRTRVLYGETIGNPRINVLDIAAVAAIAHEHNLPLVIDNTFATPYLCRPIEHGADIVVHSATKFIGGHGTSIGGVIIDSGRFPWDRGPFPQLLEPSKGYHGIRFYETFGDFAFIMKARVEGLRDFGPALSPFNAFLFLQGLETLGLRMERHVANARAIAAYLQGHPAVAWVNYPSLPGNAYYELAQRYLPRGAGAIFTFGIKGGLQAGRRFIESLELFSHLANVGDAKSLVIHPASTTHQQLSEEEQRAAGVLPEMIRLSIGLEDVEDLIWDLERALAASQR from the coding sequence GTGGCAGAGGAAACGACTCCTTCTGGGAATGGCTACGTAGCCGAAGCCGCTTCGAGCTACGATCACCGCTTTGGCTTCAACACGCGCGCGCTGCATGCCGGGCAGCGTCCCGATCCGGCCACCGGCGCGCGCGCCGTGCCGATCTACCAGACCACCTCCTACGTCTTTGAAGACACCGAGCACGCCGCCAATCTGTTCAACCTCCAGCGCTTCGGCAACATCTACACGCGCATCATGAACCCGACGACCGCCGTGCTGGAGGAGCGCATTGCCTCGCTGGAGGGCGGTGTCGGCGCGCTGGCGGTGGGCAGTGGCCAGGCGGCGCAGTTCATCGCGCTGGCCAGCCTGTTGCAGGCCGGCGATGAGATCGTCGCGGCCAGCACGCTCTACGGCGGCACCTACACCCAGTTCGACGTCAGTCTGCGACGCTTCGGGATCAACACCGTGTTTGTCGATCCCGATGATCCGGAGAACTTCCGCCGCGCGATCACGCCGCGCACGCGGGTGCTCTACGGCGAGACGATCGGTAATCCGCGCATCAACGTGCTGGACATCGCGGCGGTCGCGGCGATCGCGCATGAGCACAATCTGCCGCTGGTGATCGACAACACCTTTGCCACGCCCTACCTGTGCCGGCCGATCGAGCACGGCGCCGATATCGTGGTCCATTCGGCCACCAAGTTTATCGGCGGGCACGGTACCAGCATCGGCGGAGTGATCATCGACAGCGGGCGCTTCCCCTGGGATCGCGGCCCGTTCCCGCAACTGTTGGAGCCGAGCAAGGGCTACCACGGTATCCGCTTCTACGAAACCTTCGGCGATTTCGCCTTTATCATGAAGGCGCGCGTGGAGGGGCTGCGCGATTTCGGTCCGGCGCTGAGTCCCTTCAACGCCTTTCTGTTTCTGCAGGGCCTGGAGACGCTGGGTTTGCGCATGGAGCGTCACGTGGCCAACGCGCGCGCGATCGCCGCATATCTGCAGGGCCATCCCGCGGTGGCATGGGTCAACTACCCATCGCTGCCGGGCAATGCCTACTACGAGCTGGCGCAGCGCTACCTGCCGCGCGGCGCGGGCGCGATCTTTACCTTCGGCATCAAGGGTGGCCTGCAGGCCGGACGGCGCTTCATCGAAAGTCTGGAGCTGTTCTCGCATCTGGCCAACGTCGGCGACGCCAAGTCGCTGGTGATCCATCCGGCCAGCACCACGCACCAGCAGCTCAGCGAGGAGGAGCAGCGCGCTGCAGGTGTGCTGCCGGAGATGATCCGCCTGTCGATCGGCCTAGAGGATGTCGAAGACCTGATCTGGGACCTGGAGCGCGCCCTGGCGGCGTCGCAGCGCTGA
- the carB gene encoding carbamoyl-phosphate synthase large subunit, whose protein sequence is MPKRTDIHSILILGAGPIVIGQACEFDYSGVQACKALREEGYRVILVNSNPATIMTDPEFADATYIEPLTVESVRRIIAKERPDAVLPTVGGQTALNLAVALHKAGVLQEFGCELIGASVRAVEIAEDRQLFKEAMQQVGLPVARSGIAHSLDEALQVVRETGFPAIIRPSFTLGGTGGGIAYNMEEFRQIVETGLDLSPIHQVLVEESVLGWKEFELEVMRDRNDNVVIICSIENLDPMGVHTGDSITVAPAQTLTDREYQRLRDMATKVMNAVGVETGGSNVQFAVNPRDGRALVIEMNPRVSRSSALASKATGFPIAKIAAKLAVGYTLDELPNDITRETPASFEPTLDYVVVKIPRFAFEKFPGASPNLGTQMKSVGEVMAIGRTFAEAWQKAWSGLEIGRDGWGADGKEAIDPERVREFLITPRPERPFYVRYALQSGMDEDQVARLTGYDPWFVAQFAALLNLEGRLRAFRLETVPPRLLREAKRMGFSDRQLAHILGSTAAAVRARRTQLGILPTFQRVDTCAAEFPAYTPYLYSSYETESEAEPTGRCKVIILGSGPNRIGQGLEFDYCCVHAVFALRQLGYETVMVNCNPETVSTDYDTADRLYFEPLTLEHVLNVVAEEARGLGLDPRDPQWREKIAAMRDQIAVIVQFGGQTPLKLARDLEAAGVPILGTTPNAIDLAEDRERFGALLRELGIPQPANGTATSIDEALAVARQIGYPVVVRPSYVLGGRGMAIVYNDESLTRYMREAAEISPDHPVLIDQFLEDAYEFDVDAVADGHDVVIAGIMHQIELAGVHSGDSAAVLPAALAPEEALEPMRRYTVALAKALGVVGLMNVQFAWKDGVVYVLEVNPRASRTVPFVSKATGIPWAKVAAQLMAGRTLRELGINAEPTIRGFHVKEVVLPWQKFAGVDTNLGPEMRSTGEGMGSGETFGEAYAKAQLGCFHWLPLSGSVFLSVNDRDKEKLVPIAREFANLGFKLVATSGTAAHLARHGIHAETVFKVNEGRPNVVDLIKNEQIDLIINTPLGRASFYDELAMRRAGVQYGVTSITTLAGAAAAVEAIKALRSGAWTVRSLQEWHRQA, encoded by the coding sequence ATGCCAAAGCGAACCGACATTCATAGCATCCTAATCCTGGGCGCCGGTCCGATCGTCATCGGGCAGGCGTGTGAGTTCGACTACTCCGGCGTGCAGGCCTGTAAAGCGCTGCGCGAAGAGGGCTACCGTGTGATCCTGGTCAACAGCAATCCGGCCACGATCATGACCGATCCGGAATTTGCCGATGCTACCTACATCGAGCCGCTCACCGTGGAGAGCGTGCGGCGCATCATCGCCAAGGAGCGCCCGGATGCGGTCCTGCCCACGGTAGGCGGCCAGACCGCGCTGAACCTGGCCGTCGCGCTGCACAAAGCCGGCGTGCTGCAGGAGTTCGGCTGCGAGCTGATCGGCGCGTCGGTGCGGGCGGTCGAGATCGCCGAGGACCGCCAGCTCTTCAAGGAGGCCATGCAGCAGGTCGGCCTGCCGGTAGCGCGCAGCGGCATCGCGCACAGCCTGGACGAAGCCCTGCAGGTGGTGCGCGAAACCGGCTTTCCGGCGATCATTCGGCCCTCGTTCACGCTGGGCGGCACCGGCGGCGGTATTGCCTACAACATGGAAGAGTTCCGCCAGATCGTCGAAACCGGCCTCGATCTCTCACCGATCCATCAGGTGCTGGTGGAGGAGAGCGTGCTGGGCTGGAAAGAGTTCGAGCTGGAGGTGATGCGCGACCGCAACGACAACGTGGTGATCATCTGCTCGATCGAAAATCTCGATCCCATGGGCGTGCACACCGGCGACTCGATCACCGTCGCCCCGGCGCAAACGCTGACCGATCGCGAATACCAGCGCCTGCGCGACATGGCCACCAAAGTGATGAACGCGGTCGGCGTTGAAACCGGCGGCTCGAACGTGCAGTTCGCGGTCAATCCGCGCGATGGTCGCGCGCTGGTGATCGAGATGAACCCGCGCGTCTCGCGCTCCTCGGCACTGGCCTCCAAGGCTACCGGCTTTCCGATCGCCAAGATCGCCGCCAAGCTGGCCGTGGGCTACACCCTCGACGAACTGCCCAACGACATCACGCGCGAAACACCGGCTTCGTTCGAGCCGACGCTGGACTATGTGGTGGTCAAAATTCCACGCTTCGCCTTCGAGAAGTTCCCCGGCGCCTCTCCCAACCTGGGCACACAGATGAAATCGGTGGGCGAAGTGATGGCCATCGGGCGCACCTTTGCCGAAGCCTGGCAAAAGGCCTGGAGCGGCCTAGAGATCGGGCGCGACGGCTGGGGCGCCGACGGCAAAGAGGCCATCGATCCGGAGCGCGTGCGCGAGTTCCTGATTACGCCACGACCGGAGCGCCCCTTCTATGTGCGCTATGCCCTGCAAAGCGGCATGGACGAGGATCAGGTGGCGCGGCTGACCGGCTACGATCCCTGGTTCGTGGCACAGTTCGCGGCGCTGCTCAACCTGGAGGGCCGTCTGCGCGCCTTTCGCCTGGAGACGGTGCCGCCGCGTCTGCTGCGCGAAGCCAAGCGCATGGGCTTCAGCGATCGGCAACTGGCCCACATCCTGGGCAGCACGGCCGCGGCGGTGCGCGCGCGCCGCACCCAGCTGGGCATTCTGCCGACCTTTCAGCGCGTCGATACCTGCGCCGCCGAGTTTCCGGCCTACACCCCCTACCTCTACTCGTCCTACGAGACCGAGAGCGAGGCCGAGCCGACCGGGCGGTGCAAGGTGATCATCCTGGGCAGTGGCCCCAACCGCATCGGCCAGGGCCTGGAGTTCGACTACTGCTGCGTGCATGCCGTCTTTGCGCTGCGCCAGCTCGGCTATGAAACGGTGATGGTCAACTGCAACCCGGAGACGGTCTCGACCGACTATGACACCGCCGACCGGTTGTACTTCGAGCCGCTCACGCTGGAGCATGTGCTCAACGTCGTCGCCGAAGAAGCGCGCGGCCTGGGCCTCGACCCGCGTGATCCGCAGTGGCGCGAGAAGATCGCCGCCATGCGCGACCAGATCGCGGTGATCGTGCAGTTCGGCGGGCAGACGCCACTCAAACTGGCGCGCGATCTGGAGGCCGCCGGCGTGCCGATCCTGGGCACCACCCCCAACGCGATCGATCTGGCCGAGGATCGCGAACGCTTCGGCGCGCTGCTGCGCGAGCTGGGCATTCCCCAGCCGGCCAACGGCACCGCTACCTCGATCGACGAAGCGCTAGCGGTGGCGCGCCAGATCGGCTACCCGGTGGTGGTGCGGCCCTCCTACGTACTGGGTGGCCGCGGCATGGCGATCGTGTACAACGACGAGTCGCTGACGCGCTACATGCGCGAAGCCGCCGAGATCTCGCCCGACCATCCCGTATTGATCGACCAGTTCCTGGAGGACGCCTACGAGTTCGATGTGGATGCCGTCGCAGATGGTCACGACGTGGTGATCGCCGGGATCATGCACCAGATCGAGTTGGCAGGCGTTCACTCCGGCGACTCGGCGGCCGTGCTGCCGGCGGCACTAGCACCCGAAGAAGCGCTGGAGCCGATGCGGCGCTACACCGTGGCGCTGGCCAAGGCCCTGGGCGTTGTCGGGTTAATGAACGTGCAGTTTGCCTGGAAGGACGGCGTGGTGTACGTGCTGGAGGTCAATCCCCGCGCTTCGCGCACAGTGCCCTTCGTCTCCAAGGCCACCGGCATTCCCTGGGCCAAAGTCGCCGCGCAGCTCATGGCCGGGCGCACCCTGCGCGAGCTGGGCATCAACGCCGAGCCGACGATCCGCGGCTTCCATGTCAAGGAGGTCGTGCTGCCCTGGCAGAAGTTCGCGGGCGTGGACACCAACCTGGGACCGGAGATGCGCTCCACCGGCGAGGGCATGGGCTCAGGCGAGACCTTCGGCGAGGCCTATGCCAAGGCGCAGTTGGGCTGCTTCCACTGGCTGCCGCTGAGCGGCTCGGTCTTTCTCAGCGTTAACGACCGCGACAAGGAGAAGCTGGTACCGATCGCGCGCGAGTTCGCCAACCTGGGCTTCAAACTGGTGGCAACCAGCGGCACGGCAGCACACCTGGCGCGGCACGGCATTCACGCCGAAACAGTCTTCAAGGTCAACGAAGGCCGGCCCAACGTCGTGGACCTGATCAAGAACGAGCAGATCGATCTGATCATCAACACGCCCCTGGGTCGCGCCAGCTTCTACGACGAGCTGGCGATGCGGCGCGCCGGCGTGCAGTACGGCGTGACCTCGATCACCACGCTGGCCGGTGCGGCGGCAGCGGTTGAGGCGATCAAGGCGCTGCGCTCTGGCGCATGGACCGTGCGCTCGCTGCAGGAGTGGCATCGCCAGGCGTAG
- a CDS encoding ABC transporter permease encodes MKVDLAWSGQRVTRSMRLRLPDGLLRRLILPLLLLLAWQASTALGLFERSQLPAPLAVLRAAHELIANGQLVAHVAISAARVAQGFAWGSLLAIGLGLAVGLSRAIEELVAPTLQALRTIPSLAWVPLLILWLGIDEASKVTLIAIGAFFPVYTNLVAGIRHLDRKLVEVGVAYGMQGWELAREVLLPAALPALLTGLRIGLAQAWLFLVAAELIAASRGLGFLLIDSQNTGRADIIVLSIGLLALLGKASDWLLQRLEQRLLRWQDAYTRR; translated from the coding sequence ATGAAGGTGGATCTGGCCTGGAGTGGACAACGTGTGACGCGCAGCATGCGTCTGCGGCTGCCGGATGGCCTGCTGCGACGCCTGATCCTGCCGCTGCTGTTGTTGCTGGCCTGGCAGGCGAGCACGGCGCTGGGTCTCTTCGAGCGCAGCCAGCTGCCCGCGCCGTTGGCGGTGCTGCGCGCCGCGCACGAGCTGATCGCCAACGGGCAGTTGGTGGCGCATGTTGCCATCAGCGCCGCGCGCGTGGCGCAGGGCTTCGCCTGGGGCAGCCTGCTGGCGATCGGTCTGGGGCTGGCGGTGGGCCTCTCGCGCGCGATTGAGGAATTGGTCGCGCCGACGCTCCAGGCGCTGCGTACGATCCCTTCGCTGGCCTGGGTGCCGCTGCTGATCCTGTGGCTAGGCATCGACGAGGCGTCCAAGGTCACGCTGATCGCCATCGGCGCGTTTTTTCCGGTCTATACCAATCTGGTCGCCGGCATCCGCCATCTGGACCGCAAGCTGGTGGAGGTGGGCGTGGCCTACGGGATGCAGGGCTGGGAGCTGGCGCGCGAGGTGCTGCTGCCCGCCGCGCTCCCGGCGCTGCTGACCGGGCTGCGTATCGGCCTGGCGCAGGCCTGGCTGTTTCTGGTGGCCGCCGAGCTGATCGCCGCATCGCGCGGCCTGGGCTTCCTGCTGATCGATAGTCAGAACACCGGTCGCGCCGATATCATCGTGCTGAGCATCGGGCTGCTGGCGCTGCTGGGCAAGGCCAGCGACTGGCTGCTGCAGCGCCTGGAGCAGCGCCTGCTGCGTTGGCAAGACGCGTATACTAGACGTTAA
- a CDS encoding SURF1 family protein, translated as MASLPSYDTSAAQQRSAPGWRELPRLLVSRRWRWTTLGVIVLALLCVRLGFWQLDRLDQRRAHNALLAARMSAPPIELVGQPIDVAANEYRRVVVRGTFDVQHEVIVRPSSLYEQPGADLFTPLRIAGSDQAVLVNRGWVPLAQSEPQARRQFAVSGPVQIEGLLRAPKHRSSWGPPDHVPPGGRLDAWYRPDVERIAAQTPYPLLPFYIEQLPGNTQQLPQPHPAIDITDEGPHLSYAIQWFSFAVIGVIGYLALVRSRTREQHRP; from the coding sequence ATGGCCTCACTCCCATCTTACGATACGAGCGCTGCACAGCAGCGCAGCGCGCCGGGCTGGCGCGAGCTACCGCGCCTGTTGGTCAGTCGCCGCTGGCGCTGGACCACGCTCGGCGTGATCGTCCTGGCGCTGCTGTGCGTGCGCCTGGGTTTCTGGCAGCTGGATCGCCTGGACCAGCGCCGCGCGCACAATGCGCTGCTGGCCGCGCGTATGAGCGCGCCGCCGATCGAGCTGGTCGGCCAGCCGATCGATGTGGCGGCCAACGAGTACCGGCGCGTGGTGGTGCGCGGCACCTTCGACGTGCAGCACGAGGTGATCGTGCGGCCGAGTTCGCTGTACGAGCAGCCCGGCGCCGATCTCTTCACGCCGTTGCGCATCGCAGGCAGCGATCAGGCGGTGCTGGTCAATCGCGGCTGGGTGCCGTTGGCACAGTCCGAGCCGCAGGCGCGCCGGCAGTTTGCCGTGAGCGGCCCGGTGCAGATCGAAGGGCTGCTGCGCGCGCCCAAGCATCGCAGTTCGTGGGGCCCGCCCGACCATGTGCCACCCGGCGGACGGCTGGACGCCTGGTACCGGCCCGATGTTGAGCGCATCGCGGCGCAGACGCCCTACCCGCTGCTGCCCTTCTACATCGAGCAGTTGCCGGGCAACACGCAGCAGTTGCCGCAGCCGCATCCCGCGATCGATATCACGGACGAAGGGCCGCATCTGAGCTATGCGATCCAGTGGTTCTCGTTCGCGGTGATCGGCGTGATCGGCTATCTGGCGCTGGTGCGCAGCCGCACCCGCGAGCAGCACCGCCCCTGA
- a CDS encoding aliphatic sulfonate ABC transporter substrate-binding protein, whose amino-acid sequence MVKRWGILSLVAVLAVLVGCGAPTATPAGDRAAARPSEIRLDYAYYNPSSLVLKRFGWLEQELQAEGIGVKWVLSAGSNKANEYLRSNAIDFGSTAGAAALLAKANGSPIQTVYIYSKPEWTALVVRKDSPITSVAELKGKKIAATKGTDPYFFLLRALRTAGLSGSDVEIVNLQHNDGRVALERGQVDAWAGLDPHMAQTELEQGSRLIYRNIDFNSYGFLNARSEFLERYPSYVQRVLAAYERARQWILAHPDEAVQILADEAKLSPDVARRELIERTVLSESPIPGERQAAVLREIIPIFEAEQQVPPGTDVEAALQQLFAPQFIEAVAQK is encoded by the coding sequence ATGGTCAAGCGTTGGGGGATCCTGTCACTGGTTGCGGTGCTGGCGGTGCTGGTCGGCTGCGGCGCGCCAACGGCCACGCCCGCCGGTGATCGTGCCGCGGCGCGGCCAAGCGAGATTCGCTTGGACTACGCCTACTACAACCCCAGCAGCCTCGTGCTCAAGCGCTTCGGCTGGCTGGAGCAGGAGCTGCAGGCCGAGGGCATCGGCGTGAAGTGGGTGTTGAGCGCGGGCAGCAACAAGGCCAACGAATATCTGCGCTCCAACGCGATCGATTTCGGCTCGACGGCGGGCGCGGCGGCGCTGCTCGCCAAAGCCAACGGCTCGCCGATCCAGACGGTGTACATCTACTCCAAGCCGGAGTGGACCGCGCTGGTGGTGCGCAAGGACTCGCCGATCACCAGCGTGGCCGAGCTCAAGGGCAAGAAGATCGCCGCGACCAAGGGGACCGACCCCTACTTCTTTCTGTTGCGCGCGCTGCGCACGGCAGGGCTGAGCGGCAGCGATGTGGAGATCGTCAACCTGCAGCACAACGATGGCCGCGTAGCGCTGGAGCGTGGGCAGGTGGATGCCTGGGCCGGCCTCGATCCGCACATGGCGCAGACCGAGCTGGAGCAGGGCTCGCGCCTGATCTACCGCAACATCGATTTCAACAGCTATGGCTTTCTCAATGCGCGCAGCGAGTTTCTGGAGCGCTACCCGAGCTATGTGCAGCGCGTGCTGGCGGCCTATGAGCGCGCACGGCAGTGGATCCTGGCGCATCCCGACGAGGCGGTGCAGATCCTGGCCGACGAGGCCAAGCTCTCGCCGGACGTGGCGCGCCGCGAGCTGATCGAGCGCACAGTGCTGAGCGAAAGCCCCATCCCCGGTGAGCGCCAGGCGGCGGTGCTGCGCGAGATCATCCCGATCTTCGAGGCTGAGCAGCAGGTGCCGCCCGGCACCGATGTGGAGGCGGCGCTGCAGCAGTTGTTCGCGCCGCAGTTTATCGAAGCTGTGGCGCAGAAGTAG
- a CDS encoding CoA-binding protein, which translates to MVGLSANPFRPSHFVAIYLLAEGYNIIPVNPREREILGRRSYASLREIPEPVDVVDIFRDPQAVPPIVEDAIAIGAKVVWMQLGVINEAAAQRAREAGLKVVMDACMKIEHARFFGGLSTIGLNTGVISARWLR; encoded by the coding sequence ATGGTTGGCCTGTCGGCCAATCCGTTCCGGCCCAGCCACTTCGTAGCGATCTATCTGCTGGCCGAGGGCTACAACATCATTCCGGTCAATCCGCGCGAGCGCGAGATCCTGGGTCGGCGCTCGTATGCCTCGCTGCGCGAGATCCCGGAGCCGGTGGACGTAGTCGATATTTTTCGCGATCCGCAGGCCGTGCCGCCGATTGTCGAGGATGCCATCGCCATCGGCGCCAAGGTGGTCTGGATGCAACTGGGTGTGATCAATGAGGCCGCTGCGCAGCGCGCGCGCGAGGCCGGCTTGAAAGTGGTCATGGATGCGTGCATGAAGATCGAGCATGCGCGCTTTTTCGGCGGTCTCAGCACGATCGGCCTGAACACGGGAGTGATCAGCGCGCGCTGGCTGCGCTGA
- a CDS encoding ABC transporter ATP-binding protein — MADLVSLADVHKTFDTAQGVLSVLQGVNLRIGHGEIVALLGPSGCGKSTLLRLIAGLERPTSGTVRLGDQPVTGVDPRCAIVFQEPRLFPWKTIARNIAVGARHGRGAAAPDELLGLVGLRGFADAYPHQLSGGMAQRAALARALIGRPAVLLLDEPFAALDAFTRMQMQDLLLSAWHAFQPTVVLVTHDIDEALFLADRIVILSQRPAAVVETLTVPLRRPRDRGDAALQPLRATILTHFGFSHAALGAASEYVI, encoded by the coding sequence ATGGCCGACCTGGTGAGCCTCGCAGATGTCCACAAAACGTTTGACACCGCGCAGGGCGTGCTCAGCGTACTGCAGGGCGTTAATCTGCGCATTGGGCACGGCGAGATCGTCGCGCTGCTGGGACCGAGCGGCTGTGGCAAATCAACGTTGCTGCGACTGATCGCCGGACTGGAGCGGCCGACCTCCGGCACGGTGCGCCTGGGCGATCAACCCGTGACCGGGGTTGATCCGCGCTGCGCGATCGTCTTTCAGGAGCCGCGGCTCTTCCCTTGGAAGACGATTGCGCGCAACATTGCGGTGGGTGCGCGCCACGGGCGTGGCGCCGCCGCGCCGGATGAGCTGCTGGGACTGGTGGGGCTGCGTGGCTTTGCGGATGCCTATCCCCACCAGCTCTCCGGCGGCATGGCCCAACGCGCGGCGCTGGCGCGGGCCTTGATCGGACGGCCCGCCGTGCTGTTGCTGGACGAGCCCTTTGCCGCGCTGGACGCGTTTACGCGCATGCAGATGCAGGATCTGTTGTTGAGCGCCTGGCATGCCTTTCAGCCCACGGTGGTACTGGTGACGCACGACATCGATGAGGCGCTGTTTCTGGCCGATCGCATTGTGATCCTGAGTCAGCGCCCGGCCGCAGTGGTGGAGACGCTGACGGTGCCGTTGCGGCGGCCGCGCGATCGTGGTGATGCCGCGCTGCAACCGTTGCGCGCCACGATTCTGACCCATTTCGGTTTCTCGCACGCAGCCCTGGGGGCGGCGAGCGAGTACGTGATCTGA